A part of Entelurus aequoreus isolate RoL-2023_Sb linkage group LG10, RoL_Eaeq_v1.1, whole genome shotgun sequence genomic DNA contains:
- the cep57 gene encoding centrosomal protein of 57 kDa produces METSSPTAVAESTLETPPLVCDNLSKPCYMDYPVHRPCTAPLVHHTPSRSYDTYRPPSPSKGYPETNSAAILSALRNLQEKIRRLELEKHAELGQGDAALRSQSHRMRQRPATTQMDARLRPTNEQHKCNQALVTQLAAAESRCVSLERQLVHMKKMLRNAKGEKSSLLKRQVTMEASTSAHGQPVPVSEQLQLQKMLQLEQEYLKLTQMQGQAEVKIQELEQKLQEEEHQRKQLQLGLETNRILLQSSSPRWSKERKSTLKKKSSYTEPHYRLNLKDVPFVTGTSVGGSHSVRANVQSVLSLLKRHQPQLCNSQVLDNNNKPIRLGADSRRHSDTSSDSASSASLDLSELLQGLQEELRLMSLEQDELMRQLDLCVYVQERKQLEREQELLLLKMERKGEQINKLYVHKIQIKKFKKEANTRQASRTPSPRPTTAMDTKGRSAVAVKPKPGEKSRRSLRLLKDMKALQTSLRK; encoded by the exons CAGCCCCACTTGTGCACCACACACCAAGTCGCTCATATGACACCTATCGCCCTCCATCGCCCAGCAAAGGCTACCCAGAGACCAACAGTGCAG CCATCTTGTCGGCGTTGAGGAATCTCCAGGAGAAGATCAGGAGGTTGGAGTTGGAGAAGCACGCAGAGCTCGGTCAAGGAGACGCAGCACTGCGTTCGCAATCACACAGAATGCGGCAGAGACCCGCCACCACTCAGATGGACGCAAGATTAAGGCCAACAAATGAGCAGCACAAATGCAATCAAG CATTAGTCACCCAACTTGCAGCTGCGGAGTCTCGCTGTGTCAGCTTGGAGCGTCAGCTGGTTCACATGAAGAAGATGTTGCGCAACGCTAAAGGAGAGAAGAGCAGCCTGCTCAAACGACAG GTGACCATGGAGGCCTCGACATCTGCGCACGGACAACCCGTTCCTGTCTCTGAGCAGTTGCAGCTGCAGAAAATGCTGCAACTGGAGCAGGAATATCTCAAGCTGACGCAGATGCAGGGACAAGCTGAG GTGAAGATTCAAGAGCTTGAGCAGAAGCTGCAGGAAGAGGAGCACCAGAGAAAGCAG CTGCAGTTGGGTTTGGAGACCAACAGGATCCTTCTACAGTCGTCATCACCGCGTTGGTCCAAAGAGAGGAAGAGCACCTTAAAG AAAAAGTCTTCCTACACAGAACCTCACTACAGACTCAACCTAAAAGATGTACCTTTCGTGACCGGAACG TCTGTAGGCGGTAGCCACTCTGTCCGAGCAAACGTGCAATCGGTCCTGTCTCTCCTGAAGCGCCACCAACCTCAGTTGTGCAACAGCCAGGTTctcgacaacaacaacaagcccATCCGCTTGGGCGCAGACAGCCGCCGCCATTCGGACACTTCCTCCGACTCCGCCTCGTCCGCCAGTTTGGACCTGTCGGAGCTTTTGCAGGGGCTACAAGAGGAACTGAGACTGATGAGTTT AGAACAGGACGAGTTGATGCGTCAGCTGGACCTCTGTGTTTATGTACAGGAAAGAAAGCAGCTTGAGAGGGAGCAAGAGCTGCTGCTCCTCAAAATGGAGCGCAAAGGAGAGCAGATCAATAAACTTTATGTGCATAAAATACAG ATAAAGAAATTTAAAAAGGAAGCGAATACGAGGCAGGCGAGCAGAACTCCATCGCCAAGACCGACCACGGCGATGGACACTAAAGGGCGTTCTGCAGTAGCTGTCAAGCCAAAACCAGGGGAGAAAAGCAGGCGCAGTCTGAGGCTGCTTAAGGACATGAAAGCGCTGCAGACTTCATTAAGGAAATGA